The following are from one region of the Salvia splendens isolate huo1 chromosome 2, SspV2, whole genome shotgun sequence genome:
- the LOC121775987 gene encoding uncharacterized protein LOC121775987, translating into MATGSRVNRETLHGETTLTSDGVIQIKAYHPRHSRYNPLTGSPTGLLESWIGQILEETECREEIQEAQKEQRAALEILTRQLSQVAMSLGELRGNEGKIPATVQPLGRENISEISLRSGKVYQGPSHSAISPATDSGPSHGKERASSRVDQAKEKGKEKVGGEASKENQIEEAEKVEPYSYRGMVTRKRDATIDVASMFKDVEVKVPLLTALKMPPISKFVKDYLAGKINEEGRLITDETVSAVIQRSDLPSKKTDPGMFTLPIAIGDIQVKHAMCDLGASINVLPYSIYRKLGAAKLINTDIMIQLADRSCEGILEDVIVKVNNFLYPPDFFIIKMTEPAAKESSGILLG; encoded by the exons atggcaactggatccagggtaAACAGAGAGACGCTCCATGGAGAGACCACCCTAACTTCAGATGGAGTGATCCAAATCAAAGCTTACCACCCTCGACACAGCAGATACAACCCTCTGAcgggcagcccaactggcctgctcgaATCCTGGATAGGCCAAATACTGGAGGAAacagaatgcagggag GAAATCCAGGAGGCCCAAAAGGAGCAGCGGGCGGCGTTGGAGATACTGACAAGACAACTTTCTCAAGTTGCAATGTCGTTGGGCGagctgaggggaaatgaaggaaaaattccAGCCACTGTGCAACCACTTGGTCGTGAGAATATTAGTGAAATATCCCTGAGGTCGGGGAAAGTTTACCAAGGCCCCAGCCATTCTGCAATATCTCCAGCAACTGATTCTGGACCAAGCCATGGAAAAGAGAGAGCATCCAGTAGAGTGGATCAAGCGAAAGAAAAGGGCAAGGAAAAGGTGGGAGGTGAAGCCTCGAAAGAAAATCAGATAGAGGAAGCTGAGAAAGTTGAGCCATATTCGTACCGTGGGATGGTGACAAGAAAGAGAGATGCCACGATTGATGTGGCGAGTATGTTCAAAGACGTGGAGGTGAAGGTGCCACTCTTGACGGCGTTAAAAATGCCCCCGATTAGTAAATTCGTCAAAGACTACTTGGCGGGGAAAATCAACGAGGAAGGGAGACTAATTACAGATGAAACTGTCTCTGCCGTGATCCAGAGAAGTGACCTCCCCTCTAAGAAGACTGACCCTGGAATGTTCACGCTCCCCATTGCTATCGGGGATATTCAAGTAAAGCACGCCATGTGTGACTTGGGGGCATCAATCAACGTTCTGCCATACTCCATTTATCGAAAGCTAGGAGCGGCAAAGCTAATCAACACTGACATAATGATACAGTTGGCCGATAGATCGTGTGAGGGAATTCTGGAAGACGTGATTGTTAAGGTGAATAACTTTCTATACCCACCTGATTTTTTCATAATCAAGATGACGGAACCCGCAGCAAAGGAGTCGAGTGGAATCCTTCTGGGATGA